The Hallerella porci genome includes the window GTAAGTATTTGACGGCACAAAAACCGCATCGCCGACATTTAATTTTTTTAAGAGAATGAGCGCTCGGAAAATGAGAGTTAATGCTTCAAGTCCGTTTCCGACGCCAACGCAAAATTTTGTGCCACAAAATTTCGCAAATTGCATTTCAAAATTTTCGCATTCTTTGCCGCGGATATACCAACCGCTTTCGATAACGCGCTGAGTCGCTTCCGAAATTTCTTCGTGAAAAAATTCCGTCACCCGTTTTAAATCCAAGTAAGGAATCATTTGCTGCCTCGCCGTGTTGCGGCGTATTCTGTAAAACGCGCGTAATCGCGAATGTAATCGGCTTCGTCGTAAGCGTGCGAGGCGAGCACTAAACAAATGGATCCCGAAGAAAAATTCAATTCTTCTGCCCACACGCCAGGCGGCACATAAACACCGTAATAAGGACGATCCAAGTGAACGATTTGCGAATGAATGCCGTCGTCAATTTTTGCATCAAATGAACCCGATGCAGCGATCAAAAGTTGATGACATTTTTTGTGCGCATGGCCGCCGCGATTTTCACCGCCCGGAATATCGTAGAGGTAAAAAACGCGTTGAATTTCAAAAGGAAGATTTTTTGAATTTTCTAATGCGGTAAGCGAGCCGGAGCGTTCACTGATCCGCGGAAATTCAATGAATTGACAACCGGCAATTAAATTTTGCATGCGCAAGCCTTTTGAAACACATCCCAATCCCAGATGTAATCATCTGGATCGTAAGCGGTTGAACTGAGAACGAGTGCTACGGAATTTGTAGAAAAATTATCGAGAGTGCGAAAATGCATCGGCGGCACATAAAGCCCTTGATATGATCTGCGAAGCGAATAACGTTCTTCTTTTTTTCCGTTGTGCAAAAGAACGTCAAAACTTCCCGAAAGAGCGATGATGAATTCGTGCTGCGTTTTAAACGCATGACTTCCGCGCAATTCGCCACCGGGAACATCGTAAATCCAATAGCAGCGTTGAATGCGAAAAGGAATGTGCTTTTCGGATTCGATGAAACTCAAATTTCCGCGATCGTCTAAAATCTTCGGAAGGGAAATGAGCTGCGGAATAAGCGGCTGCGAAATCATAATGATAAAATAGAAAATTGCTTATTCGCAATCCAAGCATTGCCAATCGACAACGCCTGAGTCATAACCGAAGCGGTCGCGCGTGAAACTTTCGATGTCGATTAAAAATCCGATATCGCCTGCATTTTCGGTGCAACAACCATCGCAATCGGAATCGGAGCAAATATCGTAAACGGTGGCGTCAATTTCTGCGCCATTTTTCCGCAACCGAAACGTTTTTAATCCGTATTGTTTCCAATCTTTTTCGTGCACCGCGATAATGTTGTGCGATTTCACCCAATCTTTGCTTTGAACGCCGTCGAGACCGTAAAATTGACCCGCCCACGTGCAGCCATTATATTCAATGCATTCTTCGCTGTTGGAATCTGGATACGATTCATACCAAGTGAGATTTGCTTGATTCCAAACTTCGAAAACAGAATCTTTTGTCGCAGGCAATTCACTGGAACTTGAAATATCGGCAGAAGAAATTTTGGTTGCAGAAGATATTTCTTGCGATGAAGAAATAATCGGCTCTTCGCTCGCTGAGCTAGAACTGCTATCATCGCAAGCGATGAGTAAAAGAGAAATGCAGAGGCCGAAGAAAATTGATAATTTCATAGAAGTCTCCTTTTTCTCCGAAAATAAATTCACCAAACCAATTTTGCAATACGCGCAACATTATTTTTCCCTGCGCGATTATCGCTCGGCGTTTTCGCAATTACCGATTGATAACGATCATTGCCGAGATAAGTTAATTTGTAATGTTTCCCGTCTTCGCTGATGCGGAATCCTAAATTTTCTAATTCTTGTCGCAGCGGTTTTGTCATGCCTGTGTAACTATTTAAAAGTCGTTTGAGTTCGCTCGATTTCTTTTCGCAAAGATGTTGATACTGATTGGCTTGAATAATTTGAGTGATCACATCTTTTCTTCGCGAAATTTCTTGCAAATTGGGAAGAGCATCTTTTAAAGTCGAAAGAACGATGTCTTTAATTTCGCCCGGAAAAGCTTCGCGTTCATCGCCACTAAATAAAACGGGAAAATTTCCTGAGGCATCTAACTTGGCGCGCAATCCTTGATTTTCATAGGATAAATTTTCGTTTGCCCGCATGAGATCTTGAATTTGTTTTTGCAAACGCTCCGTGTCGTCATCAAAACTTTCAATCATTTTATTCGCTTCTTCTTGCGCTTGCGCCCGAATGCGAGCTTCTTCATCGTCAAAAGAATTGATTAGCTGAACGACTTCGGATTTTGCAACTTGGCACGCTTTTTCGGCGGCGATGCGTTCTTCTTGTTGATGTTTTAAGCGGTCTTGTAAAATCGCATTATTGACGCCGTGCCATGTGAAAAGTGTATCGACCATTTGCTGATTTGCATAATGGATGACTTGTCGCACAATTTGTAAATAAAGCGATGAATTTTTTTCTACTCCCGCTTGCGAATAAAGGCGACGTTTTTCCATCGGCGGATTCGGATAATAAATTCCTACGGTGCCGTTAAATTCATTGCGACCATTGGATTCTTCGCGTAATTGACGATAAAGAAAAACATCTTTTTGTACAACGACATGAGCGATTCCCGCTAAAGTTTTTGCTAGGGCAAATGCATCAACCGCTTCTTTGCCATTGCGCATTTTCGACACAAAAACAACGGGCAATTCATATTGAATATTTCCGAGCATCAGCTCGGTGAGAAGAGATAAATTTTCTTCGTCAATGGTAAAAGGTTTCCAATCGATAGGAAAGTCGCCGTCGTTTTGCACATAGCTGCGATCGATTAAAAGCGAAATAAAATGCGGCGTAGAAAATTTTGAATCGACGGGAATGGCGTCGGAACGATAACTGCGATCTAAACGAATGGAAATTTTTCTTTCGTTAAAATGGATCACATAATCGGTATCCCAAATCACACCGTCTGCGTCTTTCTTTTCGTAGCGCACCGCAATCATATTTTGATTGCGATATTCTTCAATCGCTAAAGAGCGATTTTCAAATTGGTAGAAAATATTTCGTTCGCCGTTCCATTGGATATTTGGAATGATATTCTCGGGATGAGAACTCGTTTGATTCCATTCGATGACTAATCGAATAAAATCTTCAGGCGTTAATTTTTCGTTAATTCGAAGAATCGTTGAAAATAAAAGCATTGTGTCCTCCTCAATTTCTGTTAAATATACAATTTTGAATTTGAAAATTTTTGAAATATCGAAAAA containing:
- a CDS encoding sugar 3,4-ketoisomerase — translated: MQNLIAGCQFIEFPRISERSGSLTALENSKNLPFEIQRVFYLYDIPGGENRGGHAHKKCHQLLIAASGSFDAKIDDGIHSQIVHLDRPYYGVYVPPGVWAEELNFSSGSICLVLASHAYDEADYIRDYARFTEYAATRRGSK
- a CDS encoding sugar 3,4-ketoisomerase yields the protein MISQPLIPQLISLPKILDDRGNLSFIESEKHIPFRIQRCYWIYDVPGGELRGSHAFKTQHEFIIALSGSFDVLLHNGKKEERYSLRRSYQGLYVPPMHFRTLDNFSTNSVALVLSSTAYDPDDYIWDWDVFQKACACKI